The following coding sequences lie in one Anomalospiza imberbis isolate Cuckoo-Finch-1a 21T00152 chromosome 21, ASM3175350v1, whole genome shotgun sequence genomic window:
- the LHX3 gene encoding LIM/homeobox protein Lhx3 isoform X1 produces the protein MLLERVRAGSEKAAELCPFPRSPEIPLCAGCNQHIVDRFILKVLDRHWHSKCLKCSDCQTQLAEKCFSRGDGVYCKEDFFKRFGTKCAACQQGIPPTQVVRRAQDFVYHLHCFACIVCKRQLATGDEFYLMEDSRLVCKADYETAKQRGTPGPVPSTPEGSREAAQGAPALRDRLTFRAGGRRERPGRVGGPASPAVTSPLTRPVSAEAESTAKRPRTTITAKQLETLKNAYNNSPKPARHVREQLSSETGLDMRVVQVWFQNRRAKEKRLKKDAGRQRWGQYFRNMKRSRGTSKSDKDSIQEEGPDSDAEVSFTDEPSMSEMSHSNGIYSNLNEASPALGRQAGTNGSFALEHSGIPAQDQYHDLRSNSPYGIPPSPASLQALPGHQPLISSLVYPDNGLAIMAQSGPGVPQPMRVLAGNGPSSDLSTGSSGGYPDFPASPASWLDEVDHAQF, from the exons ATGCTGCTGGAGCGGGTCCGCGCAGGTTCGGAGAAGGCAGCGGAGCTCTGCCCCTTCCCGCGGAgcccag AGATCCCGCTGTGCGCCGGCTGCAACCAGCACATCGTGGACAGGTTCATCCTCAAAGTCCTGGACCGGCACTGGCACAGCAAGTGCCTGAAATGCTCCGACTGCCAGACGCAGCTGGCCGAGAAGTGCTTCAGCCGCGGGGACGGCGTGTACTGCAAGGAAGACTTCTTCAA GCGCTTCGGGACGAAGTGTGCCGCCTGCCAGCAGGGCATCCCCCCGACCCAGGTGGTGCGCCGGGCCCAGGACTTCGTTTACCACCTGCACTGCTTCGCCTGCATCGTCTGCAAGCGGCAGCTGGCCACCGGCGACGAGTTCTACCTCATGGAGGACAGCAGGCTGGTCTGCAAGGCGGACTACGAGACGGCCAAGCAGAGAGGTACCCCTGGCCCTGTCCCTTCCACCCCCGAGGGCAGCAGGGAGGCGGCCCAGGGCGCTCCTGCCCTCCGGGACAGGCTCACATTCCGGGCGGGAGGGCGGAGGGAGAGACCGGGGAGGGTCGGGGGTCCCGCGTCCCCCGCGGTAACTTCACCCCTAACTCGCCCCGTGTCGGCAGAGGCTGAGTCTACGGCCAAGAGGCCCCGCACCACCATCACGGCCAAGCAGCTGGAGACCCTCAAAAACGCTTATAACAACTCGCCCAAACCCGCGCGGCACGTCCGGGAGCAGCTTTCGTCGGAGACGGGGCTGGACATGCGGGTGGTGCAG GTCTGGTTCCAGAACCGCAGGGCCAAGGAGAAAAGGCTGAAGAAGGACGCGGGGAGGCAGCGGTGGGGGCAGTACTTCAGGAACATGAAGCGATCCCGGGGGACATCCAAGTCCGACAAGGACAGCATCCAGGAGGAGGGGCCCGACAGCGACGCCGAGGTTTCCTTCACAG atGAGCCCTCCATGTCCGAAATGAGCCATTCCAATGGGATTTACAGCAATCTCAACGAAGCCTCCCCTGCGCTGGGGCGGCAGGCTGGCACCAACGGGAGCTTCGCCCTGGAGCACAGCGGGATCCCGGCTCAGGACCAGTACCACGACCTGCGCTCCAACAGCCCCTACGGCATCCCCCCGTCCCCGGCGTCCCTGCAGGCTCTGCCAGGCCACCAGCCCTTAATCTCCAGCTTGGTTTACCCAGACAACGGCTTGGCCATCATGGCACAGAGCGGACCAGGGGTGCCCCAGCCCATGAGGGTCCTGGCCGGGAATGGACCAAGCTCCGACCTCTCCACCGGCAGCAGCGGGGGGTACCCGGATTTCCCGGCCAGCCCGGCCTCCTGGCTGGATGAGGTCGACCACGCTCAGTTTTGA
- the LHX3 gene encoding LIM/homeobox protein Lhx3 isoform X2, with translation MLLERVRAGSEKAAELCPFPRSPEIPLCAGCNQHIVDRFILKVLDRHWHSKCLKCSDCQTQLAEKCFSRGDGVYCKEDFFKRFGTKCAACQQGIPPTQVVRRAQDFVYHLHCFACIVCKRQLATGDEFYLMEDSRLVCKADYETAKQREAESTAKRPRTTITAKQLETLKNAYNNSPKPARHVREQLSSETGLDMRVVQVWFQNRRAKEKRLKKDAGRQRWGQYFRNMKRSRGTSKSDKDSIQEEGPDSDAEVSFTDEPSMSEMSHSNGIYSNLNEASPALGRQAGTNGSFALEHSGIPAQDQYHDLRSNSPYGIPPSPASLQALPGHQPLISSLVYPDNGLAIMAQSGPGVPQPMRVLAGNGPSSDLSTGSSGGYPDFPASPASWLDEVDHAQF, from the exons ATGCTGCTGGAGCGGGTCCGCGCAGGTTCGGAGAAGGCAGCGGAGCTCTGCCCCTTCCCGCGGAgcccag AGATCCCGCTGTGCGCCGGCTGCAACCAGCACATCGTGGACAGGTTCATCCTCAAAGTCCTGGACCGGCACTGGCACAGCAAGTGCCTGAAATGCTCCGACTGCCAGACGCAGCTGGCCGAGAAGTGCTTCAGCCGCGGGGACGGCGTGTACTGCAAGGAAGACTTCTTCAA GCGCTTCGGGACGAAGTGTGCCGCCTGCCAGCAGGGCATCCCCCCGACCCAGGTGGTGCGCCGGGCCCAGGACTTCGTTTACCACCTGCACTGCTTCGCCTGCATCGTCTGCAAGCGGCAGCTGGCCACCGGCGACGAGTTCTACCTCATGGAGGACAGCAGGCTGGTCTGCAAGGCGGACTACGAGACGGCCAAGCAGAGAG AGGCTGAGTCTACGGCCAAGAGGCCCCGCACCACCATCACGGCCAAGCAGCTGGAGACCCTCAAAAACGCTTATAACAACTCGCCCAAACCCGCGCGGCACGTCCGGGAGCAGCTTTCGTCGGAGACGGGGCTGGACATGCGGGTGGTGCAG GTCTGGTTCCAGAACCGCAGGGCCAAGGAGAAAAGGCTGAAGAAGGACGCGGGGAGGCAGCGGTGGGGGCAGTACTTCAGGAACATGAAGCGATCCCGGGGGACATCCAAGTCCGACAAGGACAGCATCCAGGAGGAGGGGCCCGACAGCGACGCCGAGGTTTCCTTCACAG atGAGCCCTCCATGTCCGAAATGAGCCATTCCAATGGGATTTACAGCAATCTCAACGAAGCCTCCCCTGCGCTGGGGCGGCAGGCTGGCACCAACGGGAGCTTCGCCCTGGAGCACAGCGGGATCCCGGCTCAGGACCAGTACCACGACCTGCGCTCCAACAGCCCCTACGGCATCCCCCCGTCCCCGGCGTCCCTGCAGGCTCTGCCAGGCCACCAGCCCTTAATCTCCAGCTTGGTTTACCCAGACAACGGCTTGGCCATCATGGCACAGAGCGGACCAGGGGTGCCCCAGCCCATGAGGGTCCTGGCCGGGAATGGACCAAGCTCCGACCTCTCCACCGGCAGCAGCGGGGGGTACCCGGATTTCCCGGCCAGCCCGGCCTCCTGGCTGGATGAGGTCGACCACGCTCAGTTTTGA
- the QSOX2 gene encoding sulfhydryl oxidase 2 isoform X2, which produces MAAAGGGRRPLLPLPVPFPVLFPVLLAAAATARLYRPGHDPLTVLTAGSVRPALLNSSAAWVVQFYSSSCGHCIAFAPTWRALAGDVKDWESAIRVGVLDCGEEGNYETCKEYGIHYYPTLRYFKAFTKQFTTGENYQGADRELQTLRQMMIDFLQNHSQELRPPACPPLDPVLSSDLPSLFDKNSHHYTAIVFESNSSYVGREVILDLVQYENIVVRRALNFDKPFLEKLGVTSVPSCYLIQPNGSHGLINNLKPLRSFFSSYLKSLPGVRKKLLLPLQLPAPENKEESTEIKVWKEFDMSRLYMADLESGLHFLLRVELATHKALEGAELKTFKDFVAISAKLFPGRQPVVKLLETLQEWLVSLPLDKIPYDAILDLVNNKMRISGIFLPRKVQWVGCQGSRPELRGYSCSLWKLFHTLTVQAALRPKALLNTGLEDSPQIVLQVMRRYIQHFFGCKACAQHFEEMAKESLDSVKSLDQAVLWLWEKHNVVNNRLAGDLTEDPKFPKVQWPTPDICPACHEEIKGLHSWNEAQVLQFLKSHYSSENILYKYTESQTDPGDNEQGDTREVKDKNLLKNSGGNGENKLQDEENPGDPGSKVLQKPMGNPGAVQGSGKSAAASVSLKGTRQAVSFLGIGFSNLDMSLCVILYVASSLFLMIMYFFFRVRSKRWKVKAHRSSV; this is translated from the exons atggcggcggcgggcgggggccggCGGCCGCTGCTCCCGCTCCCGGTGCCGTTCCCGGTGCTGTTCCCGGTGCtgctggcggccgccgccacGGCGCGGCTGTACCGGCCCGGGCACGACCCGCTGACCGTGCTGACGGCCGGCTCCGTGCGGCCGGCGCTGCTCAACTCCTCGGCCGCCTGGGTGGTGCAGTTCTACAGCTCGTCCTGCGGCCACTGCATCGCCTTCGCGCCCACCTGGCGAGCACTGGCGGGGGACGTCAAAG ACTGGGAATCTGCAATTAGAGTTGGAGTGCTGGACTGTGGGGAAGAGGGGAACTATGAGACGTGCAAAGAATATGGGATTCACTATTACCCAACTCTTAGG TACTTCAAAGCATTTACAAAGCAGTTCACAACTGGAGAAAATTACCAAG GAGCAGATCGAGAGCTGCAAACACTTCGTCAGATGATGATTGACTTCCTCCAGAACCATTCCCAGGAGCTGAGACCTCCTGCTTGCCCACCACTGGATCCAGTGTT GTCCAGTGATCTCCCATCTCTTTTTGACAAGAACAGCCACCACTACACAGCCATTGTGTTTGAGAGCAACAGCTCCTACGTGGGCCGAGAG GTTATCTTAGACTTGGTCCAGTATGAAAACATCGTGGTGAGGAGAGCGTTGAATTTTGAtaaacctttcctggagaaacTGGGGGTCACCTCAGTCCCCTCGTGCTACCTGATACAGCCCAACGGCAGCCATGGATTAATTAACAA TTTGAAGCCTCTACggtctttcttttcttcatatttAAAGTCACTGCCAGGTGTAAGGAAAAAACTCCTTTTGCCACTGCAGCTGCCTGCTCCAGAAAACAAAGAGGAGAGCACAGAAATCAAGGTGTGGAAAGAGTTTGACAT GTCCAGGCTCTACATGGCTGACCTTGAGTCAGGATTGCATTTCCTGCTCCGGGTGGAGCTGGCCACGCACAAGGCACTCGAGGGAGCTGAGCTGAAAACCTTCAAGGACTTTGTCGCCATCTCTGCCAAG ctttttcctGGCCGTCAGCCTGTGGTGAAGTTGTTAGAGACCTTGCAGGAGTGGCTGGTGAGCCTTCCATTAGACAAAATCCCTTATGATGCTATCCTGGATCTGGTCAACAACAAAATGCGG atttcTGGGATATTTCTCCCCAGGAAAGTCCAGTGGGttggctgccagggcagcagaccAGAGCTGAGGGGCTACAGCTGCTCCCTCTGGAAGCTGTTCCATACCCTCACTGTTCAGGCTGCACTGAGACCAAAAGCTTTGTTAAACACAG GTCTTGAGGACAGCCCCCAAATTGTGCTGCAGGTCATGAGGAGATACATCCAGCACTTCTTTGGATGCAAGGCTTGTGCTCAGCACTTTGAGGAGATGGCCAAAGAATCCTTGGATTCTGTGAAAAGCTTGGACCAGGCTGTTCTGTGGCTCTGGGAGAAGCACAACGTGGTGAACAACAGGCTGGCAG GTGATTTGACTGAAGatccaaaattccccaaagtTCAGTGGCCAACTCCAGACATTTGTCCTGCATGTCATGAAGAAAtcaaagggctgcacagctgGAATGAAGCCCAAGTCCTGCAATTCCTGAAGTCCCATTACAGCAGTGAAAATATTCTCTATAAATACACCGAGAGCCAGACTGACCCTGGTGACAACGAGCAGGGAGACACGAGGGAGGTGAAAGACAAAAACCTGCTGAAGAACTCggggggaaatggagaaaaCAAGCTCCAGGATGAGGAGAACCCAGGAGATCCAGGCTCCAAGGTGTTGCAGAAGCCAATGGGAAATCCTGGAGCTGTCCAAGGTAGCGGCAAAAGCGCAGCTGCATCCGTGAGCCTCAAAGGGACCAGGCAGGCTGTGTCCTTCCTAGGGATTGGATTTTCCAACCTAGACATGAGCCTGTGTGTCATCCTCTATGTGGCATCATCCTTGTTTTTAATGATCATGTACTTTTTTTTCCGGGTGAGGTCCAAGCGCTGGAAAGTGAAGGCTCACCGTTCCTCGGTGTAG
- the QSOX2 gene encoding sulfhydryl oxidase 2 isoform X1 encodes MAAAGGGRRPLLPLPVPFPVLFPVLLAAAATARLYRPGHDPLTVLTAGSVRPALLNSSAAWVVQFYSSSCGHCIAFAPTWRALAGDVKDWESAIRVGVLDCGEEGNYETCKEYGIHYYPTLRYFKAFTKQFTTGENYQAGADRELQTLRQMMIDFLQNHSQELRPPACPPLDPVLSSDLPSLFDKNSHHYTAIVFESNSSYVGREVILDLVQYENIVVRRALNFDKPFLEKLGVTSVPSCYLIQPNGSHGLINNLKPLRSFFSSYLKSLPGVRKKLLLPLQLPAPENKEESTEIKVWKEFDMSRLYMADLESGLHFLLRVELATHKALEGAELKTFKDFVAISAKLFPGRQPVVKLLETLQEWLVSLPLDKIPYDAILDLVNNKMRISGIFLPRKVQWVGCQGSRPELRGYSCSLWKLFHTLTVQAALRPKALLNTGLEDSPQIVLQVMRRYIQHFFGCKACAQHFEEMAKESLDSVKSLDQAVLWLWEKHNVVNNRLAGDLTEDPKFPKVQWPTPDICPACHEEIKGLHSWNEAQVLQFLKSHYSSENILYKYTESQTDPGDNEQGDTREVKDKNLLKNSGGNGENKLQDEENPGDPGSKVLQKPMGNPGAVQGSGKSAAASVSLKGTRQAVSFLGIGFSNLDMSLCVILYVASSLFLMIMYFFFRVRSKRWKVKAHRSSV; translated from the exons atggcggcggcgggcgggggccggCGGCCGCTGCTCCCGCTCCCGGTGCCGTTCCCGGTGCTGTTCCCGGTGCtgctggcggccgccgccacGGCGCGGCTGTACCGGCCCGGGCACGACCCGCTGACCGTGCTGACGGCCGGCTCCGTGCGGCCGGCGCTGCTCAACTCCTCGGCCGCCTGGGTGGTGCAGTTCTACAGCTCGTCCTGCGGCCACTGCATCGCCTTCGCGCCCACCTGGCGAGCACTGGCGGGGGACGTCAAAG ACTGGGAATCTGCAATTAGAGTTGGAGTGCTGGACTGTGGGGAAGAGGGGAACTATGAGACGTGCAAAGAATATGGGATTCACTATTACCCAACTCTTAGG TACTTCAAAGCATTTACAAAGCAGTTCACAACTGGAGAAAATTACCAAG CAGGAGCAGATCGAGAGCTGCAAACACTTCGTCAGATGATGATTGACTTCCTCCAGAACCATTCCCAGGAGCTGAGACCTCCTGCTTGCCCACCACTGGATCCAGTGTT GTCCAGTGATCTCCCATCTCTTTTTGACAAGAACAGCCACCACTACACAGCCATTGTGTTTGAGAGCAACAGCTCCTACGTGGGCCGAGAG GTTATCTTAGACTTGGTCCAGTATGAAAACATCGTGGTGAGGAGAGCGTTGAATTTTGAtaaacctttcctggagaaacTGGGGGTCACCTCAGTCCCCTCGTGCTACCTGATACAGCCCAACGGCAGCCATGGATTAATTAACAA TTTGAAGCCTCTACggtctttcttttcttcatatttAAAGTCACTGCCAGGTGTAAGGAAAAAACTCCTTTTGCCACTGCAGCTGCCTGCTCCAGAAAACAAAGAGGAGAGCACAGAAATCAAGGTGTGGAAAGAGTTTGACAT GTCCAGGCTCTACATGGCTGACCTTGAGTCAGGATTGCATTTCCTGCTCCGGGTGGAGCTGGCCACGCACAAGGCACTCGAGGGAGCTGAGCTGAAAACCTTCAAGGACTTTGTCGCCATCTCTGCCAAG ctttttcctGGCCGTCAGCCTGTGGTGAAGTTGTTAGAGACCTTGCAGGAGTGGCTGGTGAGCCTTCCATTAGACAAAATCCCTTATGATGCTATCCTGGATCTGGTCAACAACAAAATGCGG atttcTGGGATATTTCTCCCCAGGAAAGTCCAGTGGGttggctgccagggcagcagaccAGAGCTGAGGGGCTACAGCTGCTCCCTCTGGAAGCTGTTCCATACCCTCACTGTTCAGGCTGCACTGAGACCAAAAGCTTTGTTAAACACAG GTCTTGAGGACAGCCCCCAAATTGTGCTGCAGGTCATGAGGAGATACATCCAGCACTTCTTTGGATGCAAGGCTTGTGCTCAGCACTTTGAGGAGATGGCCAAAGAATCCTTGGATTCTGTGAAAAGCTTGGACCAGGCTGTTCTGTGGCTCTGGGAGAAGCACAACGTGGTGAACAACAGGCTGGCAG GTGATTTGACTGAAGatccaaaattccccaaagtTCAGTGGCCAACTCCAGACATTTGTCCTGCATGTCATGAAGAAAtcaaagggctgcacagctgGAATGAAGCCCAAGTCCTGCAATTCCTGAAGTCCCATTACAGCAGTGAAAATATTCTCTATAAATACACCGAGAGCCAGACTGACCCTGGTGACAACGAGCAGGGAGACACGAGGGAGGTGAAAGACAAAAACCTGCTGAAGAACTCggggggaaatggagaaaaCAAGCTCCAGGATGAGGAGAACCCAGGAGATCCAGGCTCCAAGGTGTTGCAGAAGCCAATGGGAAATCCTGGAGCTGTCCAAGGTAGCGGCAAAAGCGCAGCTGCATCCGTGAGCCTCAAAGGGACCAGGCAGGCTGTGTCCTTCCTAGGGATTGGATTTTCCAACCTAGACATGAGCCTGTGTGTCATCCTCTATGTGGCATCATCCTTGTTTTTAATGATCATGTACTTTTTTTTCCGGGTGAGGTCCAAGCGCTGGAAAGTGAAGGCTCACCGTTCCTCGGTGTAG
- the QSOX2 gene encoding sulfhydryl oxidase 2 isoform X3 yields the protein MFSTNLSISCPGLLQTQVKVKLNFTDQNCPSALELDDAFMFFAIKADWESAIRVGVLDCGEEGNYETCKEYGIHYYPTLRYFKAFTKQFTTGENYQAGADRELQTLRQMMIDFLQNHSQELRPPACPPLDPVLSSDLPSLFDKNSHHYTAIVFESNSSYVGREVILDLVQYENIVVRRALNFDKPFLEKLGVTSVPSCYLIQPNGSHGLINNLKPLRSFFSSYLKSLPGVRKKLLLPLQLPAPENKEESTEIKVWKEFDMSRLYMADLESGLHFLLRVELATHKALEGAELKTFKDFVAISAKLFPGRQPVVKLLETLQEWLVSLPLDKIPYDAILDLVNNKMRISGIFLPRKVQWVGCQGSRPELRGYSCSLWKLFHTLTVQAALRPKALLNTGLEDSPQIVLQVMRRYIQHFFGCKACAQHFEEMAKESLDSVKSLDQAVLWLWEKHNVVNNRLAGDLTEDPKFPKVQWPTPDICPACHEEIKGLHSWNEAQVLQFLKSHYSSENILYKYTESQTDPGDNEQGDTREVKDKNLLKNSGGNGENKLQDEENPGDPGSKVLQKPMGNPGAVQGSGKSAAASVSLKGTRQAVSFLGIGFSNLDMSLCVILYVASSLFLMIMYFFFRVRSKRWKVKAHRSSV from the exons ATGTTCAGCACAAACCTCTCCATCAGCTGCCCTGGCCTCCTCCAAACACAAGTAAAGGTCAAGCTAAATTTCACAGACCAGAACTGTCCATCAGCTCTCGAACTTGATGACGCTTTCATGTTCTTTGCTATAAAAGCAG ACTGGGAATCTGCAATTAGAGTTGGAGTGCTGGACTGTGGGGAAGAGGGGAACTATGAGACGTGCAAAGAATATGGGATTCACTATTACCCAACTCTTAGG TACTTCAAAGCATTTACAAAGCAGTTCACAACTGGAGAAAATTACCAAG CAGGAGCAGATCGAGAGCTGCAAACACTTCGTCAGATGATGATTGACTTCCTCCAGAACCATTCCCAGGAGCTGAGACCTCCTGCTTGCCCACCACTGGATCCAGTGTT GTCCAGTGATCTCCCATCTCTTTTTGACAAGAACAGCCACCACTACACAGCCATTGTGTTTGAGAGCAACAGCTCCTACGTGGGCCGAGAG GTTATCTTAGACTTGGTCCAGTATGAAAACATCGTGGTGAGGAGAGCGTTGAATTTTGAtaaacctttcctggagaaacTGGGGGTCACCTCAGTCCCCTCGTGCTACCTGATACAGCCCAACGGCAGCCATGGATTAATTAACAA TTTGAAGCCTCTACggtctttcttttcttcatatttAAAGTCACTGCCAGGTGTAAGGAAAAAACTCCTTTTGCCACTGCAGCTGCCTGCTCCAGAAAACAAAGAGGAGAGCACAGAAATCAAGGTGTGGAAAGAGTTTGACAT GTCCAGGCTCTACATGGCTGACCTTGAGTCAGGATTGCATTTCCTGCTCCGGGTGGAGCTGGCCACGCACAAGGCACTCGAGGGAGCTGAGCTGAAAACCTTCAAGGACTTTGTCGCCATCTCTGCCAAG ctttttcctGGCCGTCAGCCTGTGGTGAAGTTGTTAGAGACCTTGCAGGAGTGGCTGGTGAGCCTTCCATTAGACAAAATCCCTTATGATGCTATCCTGGATCTGGTCAACAACAAAATGCGG atttcTGGGATATTTCTCCCCAGGAAAGTCCAGTGGGttggctgccagggcagcagaccAGAGCTGAGGGGCTACAGCTGCTCCCTCTGGAAGCTGTTCCATACCCTCACTGTTCAGGCTGCACTGAGACCAAAAGCTTTGTTAAACACAG GTCTTGAGGACAGCCCCCAAATTGTGCTGCAGGTCATGAGGAGATACATCCAGCACTTCTTTGGATGCAAGGCTTGTGCTCAGCACTTTGAGGAGATGGCCAAAGAATCCTTGGATTCTGTGAAAAGCTTGGACCAGGCTGTTCTGTGGCTCTGGGAGAAGCACAACGTGGTGAACAACAGGCTGGCAG GTGATTTGACTGAAGatccaaaattccccaaagtTCAGTGGCCAACTCCAGACATTTGTCCTGCATGTCATGAAGAAAtcaaagggctgcacagctgGAATGAAGCCCAAGTCCTGCAATTCCTGAAGTCCCATTACAGCAGTGAAAATATTCTCTATAAATACACCGAGAGCCAGACTGACCCTGGTGACAACGAGCAGGGAGACACGAGGGAGGTGAAAGACAAAAACCTGCTGAAGAACTCggggggaaatggagaaaaCAAGCTCCAGGATGAGGAGAACCCAGGAGATCCAGGCTCCAAGGTGTTGCAGAAGCCAATGGGAAATCCTGGAGCTGTCCAAGGTAGCGGCAAAAGCGCAGCTGCATCCGTGAGCCTCAAAGGGACCAGGCAGGCTGTGTCCTTCCTAGGGATTGGATTTTCCAACCTAGACATGAGCCTGTGTGTCATCCTCTATGTGGCATCATCCTTGTTTTTAATGATCATGTACTTTTTTTTCCGGGTGAGGTCCAAGCGCTGGAAAGTGAAGGCTCACCGTTCCTCGGTGTAG